In Argiope bruennichi chromosome 4, qqArgBrue1.1, whole genome shotgun sequence, a single window of DNA contains:
- the LOC129967055 gene encoding uncharacterized protein LOC129967055 produces the protein MAAIWMATKFFLSYRSNIGIDRQYNMAYIHVILLDKGTTSTTSSVAFCSMHLIVHPKYAGCEEVFLTGDVEGDETIQGRSILLSDNSWPLMLLFRLKSMSSPSIIRFSRSKNVFTRKQFFIRGGYSLQMSSKYMEFKGMI, from the exons ATGGCAGCTATCTGGATGGCCacgaaattttttctttcgtACAGAAGTAATATCG gCATTGACAGACAGTACAACATGGCCTATATCCATGTCATTTTGCTTGATAAAGGCACTACGTCAACCACCAGTAGTGTTGCTTTCTGTTCCATGCACTTGATTGTCCACCCCAAATATGCTGGATGCGAGGAAGTATTCCTTACAGGTGATGTTGAAGGTGATGAGACAATTCAAGGGCGCA GTATTCTTCTGTCAGACAACTCATGGCCGTTGATGCTACTTTTCCGGTTAAAAAGTATGTCATCACCATCGATAATACGCTTTTCAAGGTCCAAAAACGTCTTCACTAGAAAGCAGTTCTTTATACGGGGAGGATATTCCCTTCAGATGAGTTCGAAGTACATGGAATTCAAAGGCATG ATCTAA